From Dietzia sp. ANT_WB102, a single genomic window includes:
- a CDS encoding 3'-5' exonuclease, producing the protein MATITLINKKENLDGSLRKRVFDMLSKLQANDTAAGAHVEPIKNAADPRIRSVRVNDKFRSLVFRIDGGAETHYVYVGTFPHDDAYDAAATMQLRVNPVNGVLTLVREQAAALDAELAAAAEKEKQASLAAQRADQAIQSGTTAEAGVETTSRTEAAATAGSPKVAEPAAVSPDPSFSTLTVEQLHQELGLEPSVSAPALATTTLAELEARIANVAPWERDALLGLAVGYTIDEVRKQLALSDDDETSPEESDDEFVRAVTKPASKMQFTYLGDNPDATDVMREIIESGDFEAWTTFLHPTQRVLATRYRNGSWRVSGGAGTGKTVVALHRTKALVDGTINGPVLEGTPPKVLLTTFTKVLAASLSRQLSVLDADLPRAQTPGEPGICVAGIDQTTMTVLRRATPSQLAAAAPSVLGESIPTVPSPLSDQDDKEMWFEAVDRATTRPEGGTSTPEFLRGEFETVVLAQKITTKAGYLKADRTGRGTPLNRKARTAVWSVIESYLAIARRENKHTFPVLGCLAAAVLDTVEKAGGGRLLDHVVVDEAQDFHVGHWRLLRALVADGPNDLFIAEDGHQRIYGRPTRLSHYGINIRGRATRLTLNYRTTAENLGFAMGILAGETFVNTDGEADSIIGYRSARSGPTPQVAQANTLAGELDVAAKHIRKWQEDDEGASIGVLTHNRRDVDRIVDGLEDRNIAVSTDEGAGVHVTTMHSSKGMEFTHVILARVTEGTVPAPLRSRGLTEEDRDHLLRRERSLLYVAASRARDELVVTTGAQPSPLLPEGLVPEAS; encoded by the coding sequence ATGGCCACCATCACGCTGATCAACAAGAAGGAGAACCTCGACGGTTCTCTCCGCAAGCGCGTATTCGACATGCTCTCCAAGCTCCAGGCCAACGATACGGCCGCCGGTGCGCATGTGGAGCCAATCAAGAACGCCGCGGATCCGCGCATTCGCTCGGTGCGCGTCAACGACAAATTCCGATCGCTCGTATTCCGGATCGACGGTGGCGCCGAGACGCACTACGTCTACGTGGGGACGTTCCCGCACGATGACGCTTACGATGCCGCGGCGACCATGCAACTCCGGGTCAACCCGGTCAATGGTGTGCTCACGCTTGTCCGCGAGCAGGCTGCTGCGCTTGATGCCGAGTTGGCGGCAGCCGCAGAAAAGGAGAAGCAGGCCTCTCTCGCCGCGCAAAGGGCGGATCAGGCGATCCAGTCCGGCACCACCGCCGAGGCGGGCGTTGAAACTACGTCAAGGACCGAGGCCGCGGCGACAGCGGGATCACCGAAGGTCGCCGAGCCGGCCGCGGTATCGCCCGACCCGTCGTTCTCAACACTCACGGTGGAACAGCTCCACCAGGAACTCGGACTCGAGCCGAGTGTCTCAGCCCCTGCCCTGGCGACCACCACCCTGGCCGAACTCGAAGCCCGGATTGCGAACGTCGCCCCATGGGAGCGCGACGCATTGCTGGGTCTGGCAGTCGGGTACACGATCGACGAGGTTCGCAAGCAGCTCGCTCTCTCCGACGACGACGAAACTTCGCCAGAAGAATCCGACGACGAATTCGTTCGAGCGGTCACCAAGCCCGCATCCAAGATGCAGTTCACCTACCTCGGTGACAACCCTGACGCGACGGACGTCATGCGCGAGATCATCGAGAGCGGTGACTTCGAGGCGTGGACGACCTTCCTGCACCCCACACAGCGGGTCCTCGCGACCCGGTATCGCAACGGATCCTGGCGGGTCTCTGGCGGCGCCGGCACCGGTAAAACGGTCGTGGCGCTACACCGTACTAAGGCGCTTGTGGACGGGACCATCAACGGCCCAGTGCTCGAGGGGACGCCGCCAAAGGTGCTGCTCACCACCTTCACCAAAGTCCTCGCCGCATCGTTATCTCGTCAGCTGTCGGTTCTGGATGCCGATCTCCCGCGGGCGCAGACTCCAGGAGAGCCGGGAATCTGCGTGGCCGGGATCGACCAGACCACCATGACCGTCCTCCGACGTGCAACTCCGTCGCAGCTTGCGGCCGCAGCGCCTTCGGTCCTCGGCGAATCGATCCCGACTGTTCCTTCGCCCCTGTCCGATCAGGACGACAAAGAAATGTGGTTCGAGGCCGTCGACCGGGCTACTACCCGACCCGAGGGAGGCACGAGCACGCCAGAGTTCCTCCGCGGAGAGTTCGAGACGGTCGTTCTCGCGCAGAAGATCACCACCAAAGCCGGGTATCTCAAGGCCGATCGCACTGGCCGCGGCACACCATTGAACCGAAAGGCCCGCACCGCAGTGTGGTCCGTCATCGAGTCCTACCTCGCGATCGCTCGCCGAGAGAACAAGCACACCTTTCCCGTCCTCGGCTGTCTTGCCGCGGCTGTCCTCGACACCGTCGAAAAAGCAGGTGGCGGCCGCTTGCTGGACCACGTTGTTGTCGACGAAGCCCAGGACTTCCACGTCGGGCACTGGCGGCTACTCCGGGCGCTCGTCGCCGATGGGCCAAACGACCTCTTCATTGCGGAGGACGGACACCAGCGAATCTACGGACGCCCGACGAGGCTGTCCCACTACGGAATCAATATCCGCGGACGCGCCACCCGGCTCACGCTCAATTACCGGACCACGGCCGAGAACCTGGGATTCGCGATGGGCATTCTCGCTGGCGAGACGTTCGTCAACACCGACGGTGAAGCCGACTCCATCATCGGCTACCGATCTGCGCGGAGCGGACCAACACCCCAGGTGGCGCAAGCAAACACACTCGCCGGAGAGCTCGACGTAGCAGCGAAGCACATCCGGAAGTGGCAGGAAGACGACGAGGGTGCATCCATCGGCGTCCTCACCCACAACCGCCGGGACGTCGACCGGATTGTTGACGGCCTCGAAGACCGCAACATTGCTGTATCCACGGACGAAGGTGCTGGCGTTCACGTGACGACCATGCATTCCTCCAAGGGCATGGAGTTCACCCACGTCATCCTCGCCCGGGTCACCGAGGGAACAGTCCCGGCTCCACTTCGCAGTCGTGGGCTGACCGAGGAGGACCGCGACCACCTCCTCCGGCGTGAACGATCCCTGCTGTACGTCGCAGCGTCGCGAGCGCGCGATGAACTCGTAGTGACTACAGGGGCACAGCCCTCCCCACTCCTTCCAGAAGGCCTAGTCCCGGAGGCCTCCTGA